Proteins encoded within one genomic window of Lagenorhynchus albirostris chromosome 9, mLagAlb1.1, whole genome shotgun sequence:
- the LOC132525156 gene encoding LOW QUALITY PROTEIN: olfactory receptor 5P56-like (The sequence of the model RefSeq protein was modified relative to this genomic sequence to represent the inferred CDS: deleted 2 bases in 1 codon) has translation MAWGQKHTTVKGFILLGLTNSADQKTQLLFAIFLLIYSVILVGNLGLIDGIHASATLHTPMYFLLGVLSFLGICSASVFTPRLLINFVTTDQSISFVGCVVQTALMILHGTGECLLLAMMAYDQFVAICPPLLYHTIMSKHLCVRLVVVTYAAGVFISAVQTGNAFILPYCGPNIIDHYFCDIHPAMLQLACSETTMANVILLVFSALVTVPTISVILVSNAYILVTICRMRSLEAQHKALSTCVSHLTALSFFYGSVLLVYVQSNPETASACNKILFVFYTIVFPMLNPMVYSLKNKYVKASAQVRVLKLSRKVIC, from the exons ATGGCCTGGGGTCAGAAGCACACCACAGTGAAGGGATTCATCCTGCTGGGCCTCACAAACAGCGCAGACCAAAAA ACTCAACTCCTCTTTGCCATCTTCCTGCTGATCTACTCTGTGATTCTGGTGGGCAACCTGGGCCTGATAGATGGGATCCACGCCAGTGCCACCCTCCACACCCCCATGTACTTCCTCCTGGGTGTGCTTTCCTTCCTTGGCATCTGCAGTGCCTCCGTGTTCACTCCCAGGCTGCTGATCAACTTCGTCACCACTGACCAGTCCATCTCCTTCGTGGGCTGTGTGGTCCAGACGGCCCTCATGATCCTCCATGGCACAGGGGAGTGTCTGCTTCTGGCCATGATGGCCTATGACCAATTCGTGGCCATCTGCCCCCCTCTCCTCTACCACACCATCATGTCCAAGCATTTGTGCGTCCGGCTGGTGGTGGTCACCTATGCTGCTGGGGTGTTCATTTCAGCTGTTCAAACAGGGAATGCCTTCATCTTGCCCTACTGTGGTCCCAACATCATTGATCACTACTTCTGTGATATCCACCCCGCCATGCTCCAACTGGCCTGCTCAGAGACAACCATGGCCAATGTCATATTGCTCGTCTTTTCTGCCTTGGTCACTGTCCCCACAATCTCAGTCATCTTGGTCTCGAATGCCTACATCCTGGTCACAATCTGTAGGATGAGGTCCTTGGAGGCCCAGCACAAGGCCCTCTCCACCTGTGTCTCCCAcctcactgccctctcctttttcTATGGGTCTGTGCTCCTTGTATATGTCCAATCCAACCCTGAAACTGCCTCGGCCTGTAACAAGATCCTCTTTGTGTTCTACACCATTGTGTTCCCCATGCTGAACCCAATGGTCTACAGCCTAAAGAATAAATATGTCAAGGCCTCTGCACAAGTTAGGGTCCTTAAGCTAAGCAGAAAAGTAATTTGTTAG